The following proteins come from a genomic window of Nautilia profundicola AmH:
- a CDS encoding rod-binding protein, which yields MSSYEINIATHHKIDISKTENLKKLKQACDDFESEILNFYLKEAMNSKNELFPESPGEKIYKSMYQEELSKDLSGNFGYSKLLFDYLKKKV from the coding sequence ATGAGCAGTTATGAAATAAATATCGCAACACATCATAAAATCGACATTTCCAAGACCGAAAATTTAAAAAAACTAAAACAAGCTTGTGACGATTTTGAGAGTGAAATACTTAATTTTTACCTCAAAGAAGCAATGAATTCAAAAAACGAACTTTTTCCTGAAAGTCCCGGTGAAAAAATATATAAATCTATGTACCAAGAAGAACTTTCAAAAGATTTAAGCGGAAATTTCGGGTACAGCAAACTGCTTTTCGATTATTTGAAAAAAAAGGTTTAA
- a CDS encoding glutaredoxin family protein — MSVKRVVLFTAPGCVWCTKAEQFFKKNKVKYRKIDISKDRKAAKDCERHGCRGVPVILIGSRWICGFNEPVIKRELGIK, encoded by the coding sequence ATGTCGGTAAAAAGGGTTGTGCTTTTTACAGCTCCTGGATGTGTGTGGTGTACAAAAGCCGAGCAGTTTTTTAAAAAGAACAAAGTAAAATACAGAAAAATAGATATTTCAAAAGACAGAAAAGCTGCAAAAGACTGTGAAAGACACGGATGCAGGGGTGTGCCCGTAATATTAATCGGCAGCAGATGGATCTGCGGGTTTAACGAGCCTGTAATTAAAAGGGAGCTTGGTATTAAATGA
- a CDS encoding DUF3972 domain-containing protein, with product MQTWLTLEEFCKLSGKDKKEVLKACKQKELKCKKSDGVIYIEIESLANAIVPVEELEVIENNNDVAERTIGMLLTLHEKVLMSKDETIEALKEENEFLKNSIYSIQEVYEDSQETIKRLQKQLEICQNELEFCRKKYKLMWGKVLKKENEEK from the coding sequence ATGCAAACATGGCTTACGTTAGAGGAATTTTGTAAACTAAGCGGAAAAGATAAAAAAGAAGTTTTAAAAGCCTGTAAACAAAAAGAACTCAAATGTAAAAAAAGTGATGGCGTAATTTATATAGAAATAGAATCTTTAGCTAATGCCATCGTTCCTGTTGAGGAGCTTGAAGTAATTGAGAATAATAATGATGTGGCCGAAAGAACAATCGGCATGCTTTTGACTCTTCATGAAAAAGTTTTAATGAGCAAAGACGAAACCATTGAAGCTCTTAAAGAAGAAAACGAGTTTTTGAAAAACTCGATTTATTCCATTCAGGAAGTTTATGAAGATTCTCAGGAAACCATTAAAAGGCTGCAAAAGCAGCTTGAGATATGTCAAAACGAGCTTGAGTTTTGCCGTAAAAAATATAAACTTATGTGGGGTAAAGTGCTGAAAAAAGAAAATGAAGAAAAATAA
- a CDS encoding U32 family peptidase, giving the protein MKKVELLAPAGDFEKLKIAIAYGADAVYAGVSHFSLRCHSGKEFNYENFAEAVKYAHERGVRVYATVNSFPFENQLPLVEEHILKLKEIGVDAMIVSSLGVLMKAREIAPEIEIHLSTQANALNSWDYKAYRDLGVKRIIAARESTLKDLQRIKEKVPDVEIETFVHGAMCFAYSGRCLLSAVQFGRNPNKGSCANDCRYPYVLYAENPETGMMFKLEEYPEDGTYIMNAKDLCLIEHIPEILKSGAVDSIKIEGRTKAPYYVGVVTKAYREAIDAFYEGREFDKEYFMNEILTTKNRGLTDAYLVKRPYERHDTQNLETSLTHGEWQVSGIVNEDEETFMCKYKTFPGDVVEILAPKNAKISPVKNEIGEIWQENGKWILKFNKIETKNGKVLEAVHSGNLNPIKLPCKLPYLTFLRKKVEFSPNGV; this is encoded by the coding sequence ATGAAGAAAGTTGAATTATTAGCACCTGCGGGTGATTTTGAAAAATTAAAAATAGCTATAGCATACGGGGCGGACGCCGTTTATGCCGGTGTGAGCCATTTTTCACTTAGATGCCACAGCGGTAAAGAGTTTAATTATGAAAATTTTGCCGAAGCGGTAAAATACGCACATGAAAGAGGTGTTAGGGTTTATGCAACGGTAAACTCGTTTCCGTTTGAAAATCAGCTGCCTTTGGTGGAAGAGCATATATTAAAACTTAAAGAAATAGGCGTTGATGCGATGATTGTTTCATCTTTGGGTGTGTTGATGAAAGCAAGGGAGATTGCGCCTGAAATTGAAATTCATCTCTCAACTCAGGCTAATGCTCTTAATTCATGGGATTATAAAGCATACAGGGATTTAGGTGTTAAAAGAATTATTGCAGCGAGAGAATCAACATTAAAAGATTTACAGAGAATTAAAGAAAAAGTACCGGATGTAGAGATTGAAACGTTTGTACACGGCGCTATGTGTTTTGCATACAGCGGAAGGTGTCTGTTGAGTGCGGTGCAGTTCGGAAGAAACCCGAACAAAGGAAGCTGTGCGAACGACTGCAGGTATCCGTACGTGCTTTATGCAGAAAATCCGGAAACGGGTATGATGTTTAAACTTGAAGAGTATCCGGAAGACGGTACGTATATAATGAACGCAAAAGATCTGTGTCTGATTGAGCATATTCCTGAGATTTTAAAAAGCGGGGCGGTTGATTCCATTAAGATTGAGGGAAGAACCAAAGCGCCTTATTATGTCGGGGTTGTGACAAAAGCCTACAGGGAGGCGATTGATGCGTTTTATGAAGGCAGGGAGTTTGACAAAGAATACTTTATGAATGAAATCCTGACTACCAAAAACAGGGGACTTACAGACGCATACCTTGTAAAAAGACCTTATGAAAGACACGATACTCAAAATCTCGAAACCTCACTCACTCACGGTGAATGGCAGGTTAGCGGAATTGTAAATGAAGATGAAGAAACGTTTATGTGTAAATATAAAACATTCCCGGGTGACGTTGTTGAAATACTCGCACCAAAAAATGCTAAAATTTCACCTGTAAAAAACGAAATAGGTGAAATTTGGCAGGAAAACGGTAAATGGATACTGAAGTTTAATAAAATAGAAACAAAAAACGGTAAGGTTTTAGAAGCGGTACACAGCGGGAATTTAAACCCTATAAAATTACCTTGTAAGTTGCCGTATCTTACGTTTTTAAGAAAAAAAGTCGAGTTTAGTCCAAACGGAGTATAA
- a CDS encoding damage-control phosphatase ARMT1 family protein translates to MKISRECYLCIYTQTLNLTKRLGLDEDKASEILRGVAKIISKYSLDVTPPEIAAEVYDYISKTTGIEDPFSKEKEAAIKEALKFKDILEKRLEKSKDRLYDACKIAVSGNVIDLGVNQEYDLQKEIKNIFELDFKHNDYNEFKNRLKDAKSIVYLGDNAGENVFDEILIKELKKYVDKIFYFTRGKPIINDITLKDLEGLEILEIAGVVDSGVPTPGFHLKYANEKAKELFFEADLVISKGMGNFECLFGECGRDVFYLFKVKCEVVARACGADVGDYVFMKNDK, encoded by the coding sequence ATGAAAATAAGCAGAGAGTGTTATCTGTGTATATATACGCAGACGCTAAACCTAACAAAGCGTCTTGGCTTGGATGAGGATAAAGCCAGTGAAATTTTAAGAGGTGTGGCAAAAATTATAAGTAAATATTCTTTGGACGTAACCCCTCCCGAAATAGCGGCTGAGGTGTATGATTATATATCGAAAACCACAGGTATTGAAGACCCTTTTTCAAAAGAAAAAGAAGCGGCTATAAAAGAAGCACTGAAATTTAAAGATATTCTTGAAAAAAGACTTGAAAAATCAAAAGACAGACTCTATGACGCCTGCAAAATTGCAGTATCGGGAAATGTAATAGATTTGGGAGTCAATCAGGAATATGATCTACAAAAAGAGATAAAAAATATTTTTGAACTTGATTTTAAGCATAATGATTACAATGAATTTAAAAATCGTCTGAAAGATGCAAAAAGTATCGTATATTTAGGCGATAATGCTGGTGAAAACGTGTTTGATGAAATATTGATAAAAGAGCTTAAAAAGTATGTGGATAAGATATTTTATTTCACAAGAGGCAAGCCGATTATCAACGATATTACGTTAAAAGACCTTGAAGGGCTTGAGATATTGGAAATAGCCGGTGTTGTCGACAGCGGTGTTCCGACTCCCGGGTTTCATCTAAAGTATGCTAATGAAAAGGCAAAAGAGCTGTTTTTTGAAGCGGATCTGGTTATAAGCAAGGGAATGGGTAATTTTGAATGCCTTTTCGGTGAGTGCGGCAGAGATGTTTTTTATCTTTTTAAGGTTAAGTGTGAAGTTGTGGCAAGGGCGTGCGGGGCTGATGTTGGTGATTATGTATTTATGAAAAACGACAAATAA
- a CDS encoding histidinol-phosphatase, translating to MLIDLHNHTPLCKHAIGEPEEYIKKAIEKGIDIYGFADHAPMDFDSKYRMSFEEMEKYEQTIVSLSKKYKNKIKILLGYEVDFTPVIDDRVLKRDVDYLIGSVHFLDNWGFDNPEFIRDWEQRDVDDIYKEYFHLIEKLAESKLFNIVGHLDLIKVFGYKPKTPIKDIAKNAVKAIKKSGMAVELNTAGIRKPVKELYPGDELLEMIFEENIDITFSSDAHSPEQVGFMLNETVQKAKQLGFNEAVYFEKKQKIKVKI from the coding sequence ATGCTTATAGACCTTCATAATCACACACCTTTATGCAAACACGCCATAGGTGAGCCCGAAGAATATATAAAAAAAGCGATCGAAAAAGGGATTGACATATACGGTTTCGCAGATCATGCACCTATGGATTTCGATTCTAAATACAGAATGTCTTTTGAAGAAATGGAAAAATACGAACAGACAATAGTCTCACTGTCTAAAAAGTACAAAAACAAGATTAAAATTTTATTAGGTTATGAAGTGGATTTTACACCGGTTATTGATGACAGAGTATTAAAAAGGGATGTTGATTATCTAATAGGAAGTGTCCATTTCTTGGACAACTGGGGATTTGACAATCCGGAATTTATTAGAGACTGGGAACAACGGGACGTGGATGATATTTATAAAGAATATTTTCATTTAATAGAAAAATTGGCGGAGTCTAAACTGTTTAACATTGTAGGACACCTTGATTTAATCAAAGTATTTGGATATAAACCCAAAACACCTATAAAAGACATTGCAAAAAACGCCGTTAAAGCCATTAAAAAATCCGGTATGGCGGTAGAACTGAATACTGCCGGAATAAGAAAGCCGGTAAAAGAGCTCTATCCCGGAGACGAACTGCTTGAAATGATTTTTGAAGAAAATATTGATATTACATTTTCAAGTGACGCTCACTCGCCGGAACAGGTAGGATTTATGCTTAATGAAACGGTGCAAAAAGCTAAACAGTTAGGGTTTAATGAAGCCGTTTATTTTGAAAAAAAACAAAAAATAAAAGTTAAAATTTAA
- a CDS encoding MFS transporter codes for MIYLSLLMAIRFFGLFIVMPLLALYAMNLQNANAFNVGIALGAYALSQVFLQIPFGKAADKFDKKKILIFGLSLLALGSLVCAFSTNIYMLIFGRLLQGAGAIGGVILAYIADLTDENTRAKAFARMGQFIALSFALSMILGPTIGANWGVDKLFILTALLALFSIWLVIAKIPNPPKIVHHQQHSSLKEILTHKELLKLFLSGFLQKGLMTVFFMLTPIIFTTKLGWDKTDLWKVYIPALVLGIFALPLGAILAEKKQKAKTVFVMSATAITLSLILFLIGNKYTYFAAVIVFFFGFNLLEPVLQSFVSKIARAHEKATALSTSNTIQYIGIFLGGASAGYFVHHNMLSLFLIISVIIGLIWTFLLIKMKPVSRFKIVEYENFDKDFIEELKTEKNVYDFYEKDGVLIVRYID; via the coding sequence ATGATTTATCTCAGTTTGCTTATGGCGATAAGATTTTTCGGATTGTTTATAGTAATGCCTCTTTTGGCACTGTATGCCATGAACTTACAAAATGCCAACGCGTTTAATGTAGGTATAGCACTTGGGGCATACGCTTTATCACAGGTGTTTTTACAGATACCCTTCGGTAAAGCCGCTGACAAATTCGACAAGAAAAAAATACTTATATTCGGACTTAGTTTATTAGCTTTAGGAAGCCTCGTATGTGCGTTTTCCACCAATATTTATATGCTTATTTTCGGTCGTTTATTACAGGGAGCAGGAGCTATAGGAGGGGTTATTTTAGCTTATATTGCCGATTTGACCGATGAAAACACAAGAGCCAAAGCGTTTGCGAGAATGGGTCAGTTTATTGCCCTGAGTTTTGCGCTTTCTATGATATTAGGCCCTACAATAGGTGCGAACTGGGGAGTTGACAAATTATTTATTCTAACGGCTCTTTTGGCTCTGTTTTCAATCTGGCTGGTGATTGCAAAAATTCCAAACCCTCCTAAAATCGTCCACCATCAGCAACACTCTTCTTTAAAAGAAATATTAACACATAAAGAACTGTTAAAACTGTTCCTAAGCGGATTTTTACAAAAAGGTTTAATGACGGTATTTTTTATGTTGACACCTATCATTTTTACAACTAAACTCGGATGGGATAAAACTGATCTTTGGAAAGTGTATATTCCCGCACTTGTACTCGGTATTTTTGCACTTCCTCTTGGTGCGATTTTAGCCGAAAAAAAACAAAAAGCAAAAACCGTATTTGTAATGAGTGCAACGGCAATCACTTTATCTTTAATTCTCTTCCTAATAGGCAACAAATACACATATTTTGCCGCCGTCATCGTATTTTTCTTCGGTTTCAACCTGCTTGAGCCGGTACTACAGAGTTTTGTAAGCAAAATTGCAAGAGCTCATGAAAAAGCGACAGCCCTTTCAACTTCAAATACAATTCAATACATCGGTATTTTCTTAGGCGGTGCGAGTGCCGGTTATTTCGTTCATCACAACATGTTAAGTCTTTTTTTAATTATCTCAGTTATTATAGGATTAATATGGACGTTTTTACTTATAAAAATGAAACCGGTTAGCAGATTCAAAATAGTAGAATATGAAAACTTTGATAAAGATTTTATTGAAGAGCTTAAAACGGAAAAAAATGTATACGACTTCTACGAAAAAGACGGTGTTTTAATTGTCAGATATATAGACTAA
- a CDS encoding Nif3-like dinuclear metal center hexameric protein: MKLKKIYDFLNEISPFELQEEWDNSGLLVGSFDNDVKKIYLTLDLDEEVIENAEENSLIIAHHPLIFKPLKNVVPTSFSTKLLVKLIQKNISFIAMHTNFDKTHLNRYVAEEVLGLKGESFDFVYTAEIDSDFDEFAEFVKEKLDLKCLKTVKCHKKIKKVALTTGAGMSLLPYIRADLFLTGDIKYHEAMDAKIRGISLMDIGHYESERFFVDVLYRDIKDLKVEIVKTNSKNPFFIK, translated from the coding sequence ATGAAACTAAAAAAAATATACGATTTTTTAAATGAAATCAGTCCGTTTGAACTTCAGGAGGAATGGGATAACAGCGGGCTTTTGGTCGGAAGTTTTGATAATGATGTTAAAAAGATCTATTTAACGCTCGATTTGGATGAAGAGGTGATTGAAAATGCGGAAGAAAACTCATTAATTATTGCGCATCATCCATTGATTTTCAAACCTCTTAAAAACGTGGTGCCTACTTCTTTTTCAACAAAGCTCTTGGTTAAACTTATTCAAAAAAATATATCATTCATTGCAATGCATACGAATTTTGATAAAACACACCTTAACAGATACGTAGCTGAAGAAGTGCTTGGTTTAAAGGGCGAGAGTTTTGATTTTGTTTATACGGCGGAAATTGATTCGGATTTTGATGAATTTGCGGAGTTTGTAAAAGAAAAACTTGATTTAAAATGCTTAAAAACCGTTAAATGTCACAAAAAAATAAAAAAAGTCGCACTCACAACCGGTGCAGGAATGTCACTTCTGCCTTATATCAGAGCCGACTTGTTTTTAACGGGTGATATAAAATACCATGAGGCGATGGATGCCAAAATCAGGGGAATATCTTTGATGGATATAGGACATTATGAAAGTGAGAGGTTTTTTGTAGATGTTCTTTACAGGGATATTAAAGATTTAAAAGTTGAAATAGTAAAAACCAATTCAAAAAATCCCTTTTTTATTAAATAG
- a CDS encoding flagellar biosynthesis anti-sigma factor FlgM → MINRVGANTQMISTQQKRTQNVQKQEKLGRVEEIKEQIKNGEYKIDIDKTAEALAKSLL, encoded by the coding sequence ATGATTAATAGAGTAGGAGCGAATACTCAAATGATCTCTACCCAACAAAAAAGAACTCAAAATGTTCAAAAACAGGAAAAATTAGGAAGGGTAGAAGAGATAAAAGAGCAAATAAAAAACGGTGAGTATAAAATCGATATTGATAAAACCGCCGAAGCTTTAGCTAAATCTCTTCTTTAA
- the waaA gene encoding lipid IV(A) 3-deoxy-D-manno-octulosonic acid transferase yields the protein MFTAFYYIFSLFIYFISLPFLIILSFKSKYKKSIPARFFLYKNPPFCEKRYWFHSCSLGETRALRPVIEQFEKVNISVITNTGFEEAKKYKNADVRFLPYEIFLPFWVKPCNTLIVMEAELWYMLFYTAKRKCSKTVLLNARISEKSYPKYLKFKWFYKKIFQNIDLVLAQSETDRQRLVSLGAKNVEVVGNIKTYFNPSITTRYIKTKPLIVVASTHENEEKLILENLPLNEYQVVVVPRHPERFEEVYKILNNYGSAVRISDICKNGEKECKLDGDLILMDKMGELVNLYAVADIVILGGSFVDNVGGHNPVEAAYFNKPIISGKYIFNQKALYSEVDGIVICDVDEITDQLKNIQNTTIRNRTDIKKIISLIL from the coding sequence GTGTTTACCGCCTTTTATTATATATTCTCATTATTTATCTATTTTATTTCCCTTCCTTTTTTAATTATTTTATCTTTTAAATCAAAATATAAAAAGTCTATTCCCGCAAGATTTTTTTTATATAAAAACCCGCCTTTTTGCGAGAAAAGATACTGGTTTCATTCTTGTTCATTGGGAGAAACAAGGGCTTTAAGGCCTGTAATTGAACAGTTTGAGAAAGTTAATATAAGCGTTATAACAAATACTGGTTTTGAAGAAGCTAAAAAATACAAAAATGCAGATGTAAGATTTTTACCGTATGAAATTTTTTTGCCTTTTTGGGTAAAACCGTGCAATACTCTTATTGTTATGGAAGCGGAGCTTTGGTATATGCTTTTTTATACGGCAAAACGCAAATGCTCTAAAACGGTTTTATTAAACGCCAGAATAAGTGAAAAAAGCTATCCTAAATATCTGAAATTTAAATGGTTTTACAAAAAAATATTCCAAAACATAGATCTTGTTTTGGCTCAAAGTGAGACGGACAGACAAAGGCTGGTTTCATTAGGTGCCAAAAATGTTGAAGTTGTGGGTAATATTAAAACATACTTCAATCCGAGTATTACTACACGATATATAAAAACAAAACCTTTAATTGTTGTAGCCTCAACCCATGAGAATGAAGAAAAGCTGATTTTAGAAAATTTACCTTTGAATGAATATCAAGTGGTAGTGGTACCAAGACATCCGGAAAGATTTGAAGAAGTATATAAGATTTTAAATAATTACGGCAGTGCGGTAAGAATTAGTGATATATGCAAAAACGGTGAAAAAGAGTGTAAACTTGATGGTGATTTAATATTAATGGATAAAATGGGAGAGCTTGTTAATTTATACGCTGTTGCGGATATTGTTATTTTAGGAGGCAGTTTTGTCGATAACGTAGGAGGACATAATCCGGTAGAAGCCGCATATTTCAATAAACCTATAATAAGCGGAAAATATATTTTTAATCAAAAAGCTTTATATAGCGAAGTTGATGGTATCGTTATTTGTGATGTTGATGAAATTACAGATCAACTGAAAAATATTCAAAACACTACTATTAGAAACCGTACGGATATAAAAAAAATTATTTCGTTAATTCTTTAA
- a CDS encoding zinc ribbon domain-containing protein, protein MNKFLEQLIELNRLERKLKELEPVEAGIKAPLLKLENQKNLLEERLEKLEEEIKNIKLKRGKNELLIAELKEKLQNIEEKQSKVKSEKEFKALQIEEELAREQIEVANEEIAKFEKQLEQKEEEKKSIQEEIEKIEAEITILSMDVAKKLETVEKQKEEIYKAKEELVKKMSPKIYAFYEKIKRWAGITAVTPVKKQACSGCNMKINDKIFSEVIKGEEIVTCPHCGRVLYIEDEDKVNEE, encoded by the coding sequence ATGAATAAATTTCTTGAGCAGCTAATAGAATTAAATAGACTTGAGAGAAAATTAAAAGAGCTTGAACCTGTAGAAGCGGGAATCAAAGCACCTTTACTTAAACTTGAAAATCAAAAAAACCTACTTGAAGAGAGACTTGAAAAATTAGAAGAAGAAATTAAGAATATTAAATTAAAAAGAGGCAAAAACGAACTTTTAATTGCAGAACTTAAAGAAAAACTTCAAAACATTGAAGAAAAACAGTCAAAAGTAAAAAGTGAAAAAGAATTTAAAGCTCTTCAAATCGAAGAAGAACTTGCACGTGAACAAATCGAAGTTGCAAATGAAGAAATCGCTAAATTTGAAAAACAGTTAGAACAAAAAGAAGAAGAAAAGAAATCTATTCAGGAAGAAATTGAAAAAATTGAAGCGGAAATTACGATTTTAAGTATGGATGTTGCTAAAAAACTTGAAACTGTGGAAAAACAAAAAGAAGAAATTTATAAAGCAAAAGAAGAATTAGTTAAAAAAATGAGTCCTAAAATTTATGCCTTTTATGAAAAAATAAAAAGATGGGCTGGAATTACGGCGGTTACTCCTGTTAAAAAACAGGCTTGCAGCGGTTGTAATATGAAAATAAACGATAAAATCTTTTCAGAAGTTATTAAAGGTGAAGAAATCGTAACATGTCCTCACTGTGGTAGAGTTTTATATATAGAAGACGAAGATAAAGTAAACGAAGAATAA
- the purE gene encoding 5-(carboxyamino)imidazole ribonucleotide mutase — MRFISILMGSKSDYEIMREAVKILEKFQIPYELIITSAHRTPDRTHSYVKEAEERGCKVFICGAGMAAHLAGVVASLTTRPVIGVPMPTGMMDGLDALLSTVQMPGGMPVATLAVGKAGAKNAAYLALQILANNDDELKAKLEEDRVAGAKKVEMDSKEVEVRID, encoded by the coding sequence ATGAGATTTATATCAATACTTATGGGAAGCAAGAGCGATTATGAGATTATGAGAGAAGCTGTTAAGATTTTGGAAAAATTCCAAATTCCTTATGAGCTGATTATCACATCGGCACACAGAACGCCAGACAGAACTCACAGCTATGTAAAAGAAGCTGAAGAGAGAGGTTGTAAAGTGTTTATTTGCGGTGCCGGGATGGCGGCTCACCTTGCAGGTGTGGTTGCATCACTTACTACAAGGCCGGTGATTGGTGTTCCTATGCCTACGGGTATGATGGACGGACTTGACGCACTTTTAAGTACTGTTCAAATGCCGGGAGGTATGCCTGTTGCAACTTTAGCTGTAGGAAAAGCCGGAGCTAAAAACGCGGCGTATCTTGCGCTTCAGATTTTAGCAAATAATGATGACGAACTTAAAGCCAAACTTGAAGAAGACAGGGTTGCGGGAGCTAAAAAAGTAGAGATGGATTCTAAAGAAGTAGAAGTAAGAATAGACTGA
- the glyQ gene encoding glycine--tRNA ligase subunit alpha: MYFSDLLLKLQEFWKNKGCNIVMPYDFPSGAGTFHPATLLRSLDKGPWNVAYVAPSRRPTDGRYGENPNRLGSYYQFQVIMKPSPDNIQEMYLESLEYLGLNLKEHDVRFVEDNWESPTLGAWGLGWEVWLDGMEVTQFTYFQQVGGLKTFPVPVEITYGTERLAMYLQGVDNVYDIKWNENTTYGDMHKRSEFEFSKYNFEVANVEMLFRWFEDAREEAKRCLEAKLPLPAYDYTILASHIFNVLDARKAISQTERQNYILKIRELAKGVAETYVGVDE, encoded by the coding sequence ATGTATTTTAGTGATTTACTTTTAAAACTTCAGGAGTTTTGGAAAAACAAAGGCTGCAATATCGTAATGCCTTACGATTTCCCAAGCGGGGCCGGGACCTTTCATCCGGCGACTCTTCTTAGAAGTCTTGACAAGGGTCCATGGAATGTGGCGTACGTGGCTCCGAGCCGCCGTCCTACCGACGGAAGATACGGAGAAAACCCGAACAGACTCGGGAGTTATTATCAGTTTCAGGTTATTATGAAGCCGAGTCCGGATAATATTCAGGAGATGTATCTTGAAAGTCTTGAGTATCTCGGGCTTAATCTTAAAGAACACGACGTAAGATTCGTAGAAGACAACTGGGAAAGTCCGACTCTCGGAGCATGGGGTCTTGGATGGGAAGTATGGCTTGACGGTATGGAAGTTACTCAGTTTACCTATTTCCAGCAGGTGGGAGGACTTAAAACATTCCCGGTGCCTGTGGAGATTACATACGGAACCGAAAGACTTGCGATGTATCTTCAGGGAGTTGACAACGTATACGATATTAAATGGAATGAAAATACAACTTACGGTGATATGCATAAAAGAAGCGAGTTTGAATTTTCAAAATACAATTTTGAAGTGGCGAATGTAGAGATGCTGTTCAGATGGTTTGAAGATGCAAGGGAAGAGGCTAAAAGATGCCTTGAGGCGAAACTTCCGCTTCCTGCTTATGATTACACGATTCTGGCTTCTCACATATTCAACGTGCTTGATGCAAGAAAAGCGATTTCACAGACTGAAAGACAAAACTATATTTTAAAAATCAGAGAACTCGCTAAAGGTGTGGCTGAGACGTATGTAGGAGTGGATGAATAA
- a CDS encoding flagellar basal body P-ring protein FlgI: protein MSFIIDKYEKLLGFMFLIVFYMFITTNLFAAKIKDVSNIVGVRDNQLIGYGLVVGLDGSGDSSSKFTNQTLSNLLKNVNVKLDPKDIKSKNVAAVMVTATLPPFAREGDKVDITVSSIGDAKSLQGGVLLITPLKGVNGKIYALAQGPITMGGFNLKGGKKQKHFTTTVKVIKGATVERAVAWDLYHQQYATLSLKRSDFDLAVAIQNRINNYFKTKAAVAIDPRTIKLKKPLNMSMPEFLARVENLNVQTKMPDVIVIDERTGTIVAGSDIMVQPTVITYGNFVIKIKKETSILDLTQMFQKFKATPQDMIAILENLKASNAINAKLIVN from the coding sequence ATGTCATTTATAATAGATAAATACGAAAAACTTTTAGGATTTATGTTTTTAATAGTCTTTTATATGTTCATAACAACAAATCTGTTTGCGGCTAAAATTAAAGATGTTTCCAACATTGTAGGAGTAAGGGACAACCAGCTTATCGGTTACGGACTTGTTGTAGGACTTGACGGAAGCGGAGATTCGTCTTCTAAATTCACAAATCAGACACTTTCAAACTTACTTAAAAACGTAAACGTAAAACTCGACCCTAAAGATATAAAATCCAAAAACGTAGCGGCTGTAATGGTAACCGCCACACTTCCGCCATTTGCCAGAGAAGGTGATAAAGTGGATATTACAGTTTCTTCAATCGGTGACGCAAAATCCCTTCAGGGCGGTGTTTTATTAATTACTCCCCTAAAAGGTGTAAACGGTAAAATCTATGCGCTTGCTCAAGGTCCTATTACAATGGGCGGATTTAACCTTAAAGGCGGTAAAAAACAAAAACATTTCACAACAACAGTAAAAGTTATAAAAGGTGCAACCGTTGAAAGAGCTGTGGCATGGGATCTATATCATCAACAATACGCAACTCTTTCACTTAAAAGAAGCGATTTTGACTTAGCGGTAGCAATTCAAAACAGAATCAATAATTATTTCAAAACCAAAGCAGCCGTTGCAATCGACCCACGAACCATTAAACTTAAAAAACCTCTCAATATGAGTATGCCGGAATTTTTGGCAAGAGTTGAAAATTTAAATGTTCAGACAAAAATGCCTGATGTAATAGTAATTGACGAAAGAACCGGAACTATCGTAGCCGGAAGTGACATTATGGTTCAGCCGACAGTAATAACTTACGGCAACTTTGTAATTAAAATCAAAAAAGAAACGTCCATACTTGATTTAACACAGATGTTTCAAAAATTTAAAGCCACTCCTCAGGATATGATAGCGATTCTTGAAAATTTAAAAGCCAGTAACGCAATAAACGCAAAACTAATAGTAAATTAA